A single region of the Kwoniella botswanensis chromosome 1, complete sequence genome encodes:
- a CDS encoding aspartate-semialdehyde dehydrogenase: MSSSERKQIKVGILGATGTVGQRFIQLLSTHPYFVIHALGASSRSAGQRYGKVTKWKLNTPIPKEIGNMVVQECKPEAEGFRDCGVVFSGLDADVAGDIEEAFRSANLIVFSNAKNYRRDPLCPLIVPLVNPSHLSIIPHQKKTLGLEKGYIVTNANCSTTGLVVPLAALEKAFGPLETVMVTTLQAISGAGYPGVSSLDILDNVVPHIGGEEEKIEWETNKILGGLNSDNTQFDLHTTESVKAINVSATTTRVPVIDGHTGVVSVKFSKSPAPSMEEIDKAFREFRCEAQELNVPSAPPQAIVVHDAPDRPQPRLDRDLHNGACVSVGRVRPCPVLDVKFVCLIDNVRLGAATSSIMNAEIAVEKGLIV; this comes from the exons ATGTCATCAAGCGAAAGGAAACAAATCAAAGTTGGTATCTTGGGTGCTACCGGTACCGTTGGCCAGAG AttcatccaacttctctccACCCACCCGTACTTCGTCATTCACGCTCTCGGAGCTTCATCCCGATCAGCAGGACAAAGATATGGCAAAGTCACCAAATGGAAGTTGAACACCCCCATCCCTAAGGAAATCGGTAACATGGTAGTACAGGAATGTAAACCTGAGGCTGAGGGATTCAGGGATTGTGGAGTGGTTTTCAGTGGGTTGGATGCGGATGTTGCTGGAGATATCG AGGAAGCATTCCGTTCAGCCAacctcatcgtcttctccAACGCCAAGAACTACCGACGAGATCCCCTCTGTCCCCTTATAGTTCCCCTCGTCaacccttctcatctctccatTATCCCCCATCAGAAGAAAACTCTAGGTTTAGAAAAAGGATACATAGTCACCAATGCCAACTGTTCTACTACCGGATTGGTCGTCCCATTGGCAGCATTAGAAAAGGCCTTTGGACCATTGGAAACAGTAATGGTCACCACCCTCCAGGCAATTTCCGGTGCAGGTTATCCCGGTGTATCATCTCTGGACATATTGGATAATGTCGTTCCCCACATAGgaggggaggaagaaaaaATCGAATGGGAGACAAACAAGATCTTAGGTGGACTCAATTCAGATAATACACAATTTGATTTACATACCACGGAAAGCGTGAAAGCTATAAATGTTTCGGCCACTACTACCAGAGTACCAGTCATAGATGGACATACAGGTGTTGTCTCTGTCAAATTCAGCAAATCCCCCGCGCCATCAATGGAAGAAATCGATAAAGCATTTAGGGAATTCAGATGTGAAGCTCAAGAATTGAATGTACCTTCAGCACCACCTCAGGCTATTGTCGTTCACGATGCACCCGACAGACCTCAACCTCGATTAGATCGAGATTTACATAATGGTGCGTGTGTAAGTGTAGGTAGAGTTAGACCTTGTCCTGTATTGGATGTGAAATTTGTTTGTTTGATAGATAATGTTAGGTTGGGAGCGGCTACTAGTAGTATCATGAATGCTGAGATTGCCGTGGAGAAGGGTTTGATAGTTTAG